GCCACCGGCGCCACCCGCGGCGGGTGGTGCGGAGGGCGGCGGCGGAGGCGGGCCGTCCGGGCTGCCGGAGCCCCGGCCGCCCGCGGACGCGGTGGGCCTGCCGGGCGGGCCGGGAGGCTTGGGCGCACCGGGCGGGCCGGGAGGCGCGGGCGGCGGCACACCGGGGCCACCGGTTCCGCCGCCCGGCCCGTGGGCACCCGGACCGCCGGCACCCGCGAGACCGGCCTGCAGCGACGCACCGTCGGCGAGCATCGTCGCCGCGGCATGCACCCCACCGCCACCGGTACCACCCGCGGCGGGGGATCCCGTGCCGCCGGAAGGGGAAGCGGAACCGGAAGCGCCGGCCCCGTCGGGGCCACCAGTCGCACCCGTCCCGCCCGGCCCGTCCACCGCACTGAGATCCAGCTCCGCCGCATCCAGCTGCGAGACCATCTGCGTCGGTACGTAGCCACCGGCCGGGGCGCCGGACGCACCGGGACCGGGCGCCGCGGGCCCGCCGGACGGGCGCGCCCCGGCGTCGCCCGTAGCGGCGGGATGGGACACGCCGGGAGGCGGCGGCGGACCGGCGGCGGCGTTACCGGGCAGGGACGCACCATCGGCCAGCATCGTCGCCGCGGCATGCACCCCGGCGTCCCCGCCGCGCACGGGCGGCGCGGGCGGCGCGGGCGGCGTCCCGGGACCGGGCGCAGCGGCACCCGGCGGCGGCGGTACGTCGACGACCGGCGGGCCGGACGGCGGCGGCAGATCCGGCAGCCCCGCGGCGGCGGGCGGCGCGGCAGGCATCGGCGGCGGCAGGGGGACGCCTTCCGGCCCGCCGGCCGGGCGCGTCCGACCGGCCGCGGGACCGGCCCCGGGGCCTGCCCCGGGACCCGCACCGGGCCCGGCAATGGGCCCGGCCTGGTCCGGCAGGTCCAGCGCGGGCGCCACCTGCGTACGCGGCAACTGACTGCCGCCGTGCAGCAGTTCGGTCTTCGCCTCCGGCCGGGCACGGGGCACCTGCGGGGCGTCGTCCTCCTCGTCGAAACCGGCCAGCGGCGGCGCGAAGACCGTCGCGGGCAGCCCCACCGAGCGGTCCTCGCCCCCCGCGCCGGCGGTCGTGTCCGCCCCGGCCCACGGCGTCGGCGCCCCCGGCGCCTCCTCACCCGCGGGGGCGGCCGCGCCCTCGGCGCCGTTGACGTTCACGCCCGCCCAGGCGTCCGAAGCCGACGGCGCGGCAGCGGACGCGGGCGCGGCATCGGACGCGGGCGCGGGCGCGGGCGACGGAGAAGCCTCGGGGGAAACCGCCGGGGAAGCCGCCGGCGCCGCACCCGCAGCACCCGCGGCGCCCGCACCCCCGGCACCCGTACTCCCGGCACCCGTACCCCCGGCCCCCCGCCGGCCCGGCCCGCCGATCGTGTCCGCCGCCTCCTGCAGCCACTCCGGCGGCGTCAGCAGAAACGACGTGGCCTCCAGGTCGATCCGCTGCGGCGGCGCCTCGGCCGCGCCGTACCCGCCGTCCGCGGGGGCGCCGTACGCCTCCTCGTAACGCCGGATCACCTCACCCACCGGCAGCCCCGGCCACAGCGTCGTCTCCCCACTGTCCCGCGCGATCACCATCCGGGCCCGTCCGCCATCCGTCGACGGACCACCCTCCCGGTCCTCGGCCCAGGCCACGAAGCCCAGATCGAACTCCCGCACCCGCACCTCACGATGCATCGGCGCCGGGACCTCACCGTTCACCCACAGCTCCGCGCGCTCCTGCGCCTGCGCGAACGTCACCACCGTGCTCAGCTCCCCACCGCAACCGCGTACGCAAAACCGCCGTCGACCATCAGGTTCGCCACGGTGTCCAGCTCCGGCGGATTGCCCACCAGCCGCTGCAGAAAGTCATCGAAATCCGCGCCGCAGGGCAACAGCAGCCGCTCCACCCGCTCCTGCACCGTCCAGCCGTCCTGATCCCGCGCATCGTCGTACGGGCAGAACCACACCGAACCCAGCGCCTCGCCGCGCACCTTCACCGCGATCACACCACCCTGGACGAACGCCACGCCCAGGTAGTCCTTGGTGAAGTGGTCCCGCAGGCACTTGTTCACATAGAGCAGGTCGTTGACCGCCGCGTCATCGCGCACCGTGAAGAACGGCTGGTCGACCAGCAGCCCCAACTCCGCGTCCAGCGCCGCGCCCACCGGAGCGCAGCCGCCCGCCGCCTTCAGGAACGAGCGGTAGGCACCCGGCAGCCGATAGCCCAACGCCTCCTCGGCCTGCGCCACCTGCTCCTCACCCACCGACAGATCACGGTGCGGCAGCCCGAAATGCGCCGGCCGGGTCTCCTGCAGCGGCCGGGTACCACGCCGGTCGTGCGCCACCGCGGCCGTCGCCAGCCCGCCGTGATGACGCAACAGCGCCTTCACCTCGACCGGGATCAGCTCCATCCGCCGGGTACCGGCCACGTGATGCCAGGTCCAGCCGTGCGGCGTCGCCACGGCCGGCACATCTATCCACAGCTCGTGCCCCTGCGCGTGCAGGGCCGCGTTCGCCGACACATAGTCCGTCAGCCGCAGCTCATCGACGCCGAACCCCTCCGGCGGCTCGGCGATCTCCGCCGCGGCGCGGGCGTACGGCGAGAACTCCGGGAAACCGCGGGCGTCCATCCGCACCCCGGCGGGGTACCGCGTGGCGCGGACCGGGTCCGGAAAATGCACGACCTGTCCGGCATAGGCCGCATTCGGTGGGGCGGTACCTCCCACCACCTGGGGGCCGGGGTGTGCCCCCAGCCCTTGCCGACCTGTCGTCATCGCGGTTGCCCCCTGGCTGAAGCTGGCTTTGGGGCACAGCCTATGCCGTACCGCAACACCCGCCCCCGCCCGCCTGCCCCCACACGTCAGCCCCGCGACACACCGGCGTCACCCACCGGCACACCACCCCCGAGCCCCCCGCGCACCACCCCGCCCACCAGCCCGGTTCCGCCGCGCCCGACGCCCCGTCAGCTCACCGTGACATCGCCGACAGGCCGCCCGACTACCGCAACACCCAGCACATTTGGCAGGCTGACCCTCCCCCACCTTTGGCGGGGAGACCCCCAGCACCACGGGGATTCGGGGAGGGAAAGCACCACCATGAGCACCACCGCACGCCACCACAACTCAGCCGCAGGCGATCCCCGCACCGCCGCCGGCGACCCACGCATCGGCTGGAGCGGCATCACCGACGACCATCGCGCGCCCGCCCTCCACCACCGCCGCGACGGCATCCTCCCCACCATCGGCGCCGCCCTGTCCGTACGCGGACAAACCCTCACCTGCACCGCGAGCAAGGCCGAACAGCCCCCCGCGCTGCACCCGCTGGTCCAGGACTTCCTCGACGCCCTCGCCACCGCACAGCGCGAACGTTTCACCGGGCGCTGCCCCGAAGCCGTCCTGCTCTCCCGTCACCTCACCGCCGTCGAGGGCAACCGCGGCAAACGCGCCTCCCGCAAACCCCTCACCAATGGCGAAGCCCGCCGCTCCCTGAAACACTCCAAGATCACCGCACGCCACATCCGCGAGGACGGCGACCCCCAGCACGGCAGCTACGCCCCGCCCTGTCGCTCCTGCGACGCACTCCTCGCCCACTTCGGCGTCATGCCCATCAGCGGCACCGCGCCCACAGGAAGCTGACCGCCACCATGCCGCCCACCACCCCCGGCCCCCGCACCCCGGCCCACGACCGCGCCGACTCGACCCGCTTCCCCGCCGCCGTCGACGTCGCCCTCCAGGAAGCCGGCTGGCAACCCGGCCGCTGGGACATACAGCAGGCCGAACACTGGGCCGACACCCTCCGCGCCCACGTCTCCCCCGCCGGCCACCGCCACACCGTCTTCGCCGCCGCCGTCGAGGCCTGGGCCGAATTCGGCGACCTGCGCATCGCCGGCCCCGGCCCCGGGCGCCACATCGCCCCCACCCCGTTCGCCATCAACCCCCTGCACGGGCTCCACCTCGCCCGCACCCTCGGCGACCTCGGCCGCGCACTGGAGACCGACGTGGCCCCCCTCGGCCGCGAAGAACTCACCACCAACGGCACCACCTACGGCCAGGCCACCCTCGCCATCGACGCCGAAGGCCGCGTCTACAGCCTCGACCACACCGGCGACTGGTACCTGGGCCCCGACCTCGACAGCGCGCTCGGCACGCTGGTGCTGGGGACGAGGCCTAGTCGGCTCGCCTTCACGGCGTACGGCTGACGCCGCGGTTTTCCCGGGTTCTTTTCCCGCCTCCGGCGGGGGCGGGGCCGGAGGGGTGGGTGTTCGGACGTAAAGCGAAGCAGTCCGAACACCCACCCCGGAGGCCCCCAACCCGCCCCCCACCACCCAGCCGGGGCCCCACCCCACAACCCACCCCACCCCGCTCCCGCCGAAGGCGACCCGCTCAGTCGATGGCCGGCCTTGCGGCCGGGAGCACCGCTGACACCCGGAACCCCCCCGCCTCCGTCGGCCCCGAGACGAACACGCCGCCCAGCGCCGTCACCCGCTCCCGCATCCCCACCAGGCCGTTGCCGCCGCTCGGCAGCCCCGCATCGGCCGCGCCGCCCTCGCAGGGCCCGTTCTCCACCTGCACGGCGAGCTCGCCGTCCCGGTGCGCCAGCCGCACCCGCGCCCGCGCGCCCGGCGCATGCTTGTGCACATTCGTGAGCGCCTCCTGCACCACGCGGTACACGGTCCGCTCCACCCGCGCCGCATACCGGCGCCCGGCCACGGCCGGCGCCCCCTCCCCCGCGGGCCCGTCCTCCGCGGCCGCCTCCTCGGCAGGCCCGTCCACCGTCAGCTCGACCGCCATCCCGGCCGCCCGGGACTGGCCCACCAGATCCGCCAGCTCCGTCAGACACGGCCCCTCGGCATCCGCGTCCCCCGCCCCGGACACCGGCGACGCCGCCGCCCCGGGGCCGGAGCCATCGGCCACCGCGGACGACGCCGACGCCCCGTCCGCGGACGGCTCGGACACCCGCGCCTGCCCCGTCGCCTTCGCCCCCGCCTGCGAGGCCACCGCCGCCAGCCGCTCCGGCGCGCCCGAGGCCGCAGCGCCACGCCCCGCCGACCCCTCGGCCGTACGCAACACCCCCAGCATCTCCCGCAGCTCCGTAAGCGCCTGGCGCCCCATGTCGCCCACCAGCCCCGCGTTCTTCGAGGCCTTCTCCGGATCCTTGAGCGCCACCGCCTGGAGCGCGGCCGCATGCACCACCATCAGACTCACCCGGTGCGCGACCACGTCGTGCATCTCGCGCGCGATCCGGGTCCGCTCCTCGTTACGGGCCCACTCGGCCCGCTCCTCGGCCCGGTCCGCCAGCAACGACAGCTCCCGCTCCAGACCGTCCGCCCGCTCCCGCAAGCTCTCCACCAGCCGCCGCCGGGCCGCGATGTACAGCCCCCACAGCACCGGCGGCGCCGTCAGCACCAGCCCCACCGCCAGCGCTATCAACGGCACGAACCACATCGGCGGATGGAAGTCCTGCTGCGCCGCGACGTCCTCCCGCAGGCTGAGGAACGTCGTCATCAACGTCCCCGCCACGGTCATGCCCGCCAACAGGGCCGTAATCCTGCGCGGCACATCCGACGCGGCCAGCGTGTACAGCCCCACCACGCTCAGCAGCCCGCCCATCTCCGCGGGCATCACCGCGATCGAGACCAGCACCACCACCACGGGCCACCGCCGGCGCACCAGCAGCACCGGCCCGGCCAGCAGGCCGAGCACGACCCCCAGCAGCACGGGCACCTGCGCCTCGTGCGCGGCACCGATCCCCTCCGCCACACACTCCACTGCCGAAGCCGCCGCCAGGAACACATCCAGCGCCGCACTCCGCCACCGGGCCCACCACCACGGCCCCTCCACCGGCGCACCCCGCGCGCCCACACCTTCACTTGCCCCCGTCGCGGTCATACCGCCCAGCCTACGGGCGCCGGCCCCCGGTCCCCCGCCCCGTTACCGGTCATAGACCAGGCCCATTACCAGCCCTTACCGCTGGTTATCGCTCGAACTGTTGAATCGCCCATATTTTCGCCCCTTCCGCATACCTGGCCGCGGCACCCTGTTCCCATGCCGAACACCCATCGCCACCCTCCCGACTACGAGGCGTTACGCCCCCAAGCCATCGCCCTGCGCCGCGCCGGCCTCAGCCGCCGCCAGATCCGCGACCGCCTCCACGTCCACAACAACGACATCCTCAACCGCCTCCTCGACGGCACCCCCGCCCCCGACTGGACCCGCCGCCCGAACGCCAAGGACGACCTCCGCGAACGGGCCCGCGAGCTACGGAAGGAGGGCAGGACCTACGACGAGATCCAGGTCGAACTGGGCTGCTCGAAGAGTTCGATCTCACTGTGGGTACGGGACCTGCCGAAACCGCCGCCCCGCACCCCCGAAGAGGCCTCGGCCATCGCCCGCCGCGGCTGGGAGGCGACACTCAAGCGGCGCGAGGAGGAGCGGCAGCGGACGAAACAGGCCGCGACCCGCGAGATCGGCGAGCTCACCGACCGGGAGCTCTTCCTGATCGGCGTCGGCCTGTACTGGTCCGAGGGCAGCAAGAGCAAGCCGTACCGCCTCAGCGAACGTGCCATCTTCATCAACAGCGACCCCGACATGATCCGGGTCTACCTCGCATGGCTCCGCCTGCTGGGCGTGAACGATGAGCGGCTGCGCTTCTACGTACACATCCACGAGTCGGCTGACACAGGGGCCGCGGAGCGCTTCTGGGCCGGCATCACGGGCGCCGAGCCGCCGGCCTTCGGCAAGACCACACTCAAGCGGCACAACCCCAAGACGGTCCGCAAGAACGTCGGGGAGAACTACCACGGCTGCCTGATGATCCATGTTTCGCAAAGCGCGGAGCTATACCGTCGCATCGAAGGCTGGTGGTACGGCATAGTGTTGGGTGCCGAGCGATCAGCCTGACGGAATGTCCGGTTTAACCCGCTCTATCATCCCCCGTGGTGTAATGGGCAACACTGTCGGTTTTGGTCCGACCATTAGAGGTTCGAGTCCTCTCGGGGGAGCCTCGATCGAATGGGCAATTTTCCGGGTCCTGACCACCAAGTCAGGACCCGCCCGCGTTTCGGCTGCTATACGCACCGGTATCCTTCGGGTGACCACCACCCGAAGTAGCCAAGAAGCCGAAGGGCATCCCCGTGAGCGCCAACCGCCCGGCAGCCGTCGTCGTTCTCGCAGCGGGTGAGGGCACCCGCATGAAGTCGGCGACCCCCAAGGTCCTGCACGCCCTCTGCGGCCGCTCCCTCGTCGGACATGTCGTCGCCGCCTCCCGAGAGCTGGATCCCGAGCATCTCGTCGTGGTCGTCGGCCATGCCCGTGAGCAGGTGCAGGCGCATCTGGCCGAGGTCGACCCGGCCGCCCGCACCGCCGTGCAGCACGAGCAGAAGGGCACCGGCCACGCGGTCCGTACCGCCCTGGAAGAGCTGAGCAACAGCGGTGTCGCCCTCGACGGCACCGTCATCGTCGTCTGCGGCGACACCCCGCTGCTGACCGGCGAGACCCTGCGGCTGCTCGGCGACACCCATGCGGCGGACGGCAATGCCGTGACCGTGCTGTCCGCCGAGGTCCCGGACTCCACCGGCTACGGGCGCATCGTGCGCGAGGCGGGTACCGGCGCGGTGACCGCGATCGTCGAGCACAAGGACGCCACCGCGGGCCAGCGCGCGATCCGGGAGATCAACTCGGGGGTTTTCGCCTTTGACGCGCAGCTCCTGGTGGACGCGCTCGGCAAGGTCCGTACGGACAACAGCCAGGGCGAGGAGTACCTGACCGACGTGCTGGGGATCGTGCGGGAGGCGGGGCACCGGGTCGGTGCGGCGGTGTCCGCCGACCACCGGGAGATCCTGGGGATCAACAACCGGGTGCAGCTGGCGCAGGCGCGGCGGCTGCTGAACGACCGGCTGCTGGAGCGGGCGATGCTGGCAGGTGTGACGGTGGTGGATCCGGCGTCGACGTGGGTGGATGTGTCGGTGACGTTCGAGCCGGACGCGACGGTGCACCCGTTCACGGAGCTGCGGGGTGCCACGCATGTCGCCACGGGCGCCGAGGTGGGTCCGCAGTCCCGGCTGACGGACACGTCGGTGGGCGCGGGCGCGGTGGCGTCGTTCACGGTGGCCGAGGGTGCGCGGATCGGTGAGGGTGCGAGTGTCGGCCCGTATGCGTATCTGCGGCCGGGGACGGATCTGGGTCCGAAGGCGAAGGCCGGCACGTATGTGGAGATGAAGAACGCGTCGATCGGCGAGGGCACGAAGGTGCCGCATCTTTCGTATGTGGGAGATGCGACGATCGGTGAGTTCACCAATATCGGTGCGGCGAGTGTCTTTGTGAACTACGACGGTGAGGCAAAACACCACACGACGGTCGGGTCGCATTGCAAGACGGGGTCGGACAACATGTTTGTGGCTCCGGTCACGGTCGGGGACGGCGCTTATACGGCGGCGGGCTCGGTCATCACCAAGGATGTGCCCCCGGGTTCGCTGGCGGTCGCGCGTGGCCAGCAGCGGAATATCGAGGGTTGGGTCGCGCGGAAGCGGCCCGGAAGCGCCGCCGCGCAGGCGGCTTCGGCTGCTCGCCAGGATGCCGAGGGCGAGCGGTGACCGTGCAAGAGGTGCGCCGTGCGGGGCGTACCTTTGTTGAGCGCACGCAAACTGTGATTCGAGGAGATTTGCTGTGACCGGGATCAAGACGACCGGCGAGAAGAAGCTGATGCTCTTCTCCGGCCGCGCCCACCCCGAGCTTGCCGAGGAGGTCGCGCACCAGCTGGGTGTGGGCCTGGTCCCGACGAAGGCTTTCGACTTCGCCAATGGTGAGATCTATGTCCGCTATCAGGAGTCGGCGCGTGGCGCGGACTGCTTTTTGATTCAGAGCCACACGGCTCCGATCAATAAGTGGATCATGGAACAGCTCATCATGATCGACGCGCTGAAGCGGGCTTCGGCCCGGAGCATCACGGTGATCGTTCCGTTCTACGGCTATGCGCGGCAGGACAAGAAGCACCGTGGCCGTGAGCCGATTTCGGCGCGGCTGATCGCGGATTTGATGGCGACCGCGGGTGCGGACCGTGTGGTGACCGTGGATCTGCACACGGACCAGATCATGGGCTTCTTCGACGGCCCGGTGGATCACCTTTTCGCGCTGCCGGTCCTTGCGGACTACGTGGGCGCGAAGGTGGACCGCGACAAGCTGACGGTGGTCTCGCCGGACGCCGGCCGGGTGCGGGTCGCGGACCGCTGGTGCGACCGCCTCGGTGCGCCGCTGGCGATCGTCCACAAGCGGCGTGACAAGGACGTGGCGAACCAGGTCACCGTGCATGAGGTCGTCGGCGATGTGAAGGACCGGGTGTGTGTCCTGGTCGACGACATGATCGACACCGGTGGCACGATCTGTGCGGCGGCGGATGCGCTGTTCGCGAATGGTGCGTCGGATGTGATCGTGACGGCGACGCACGGTGTGCTGTCGGGTCCGGCGGCGGACCGGCTGAAGAATTCGAAGGTGAGCGAGTTCGTGTTCACGAATACGCTGCCGACGCCTTCGGAGCTGGAGCTGGACAAGATCACGGTGCTGTCGATGGCGCCGACGATCGCCCGCGCGATCCGTGAGGTGTTCGAGGACGGCTCGGTGACGAGCCTCTTCGAGGAGCAGTGAGCGCAGGCTCCGGGCGGGCCTGTGAGCCGGCCCGGGGCTGATCGACTTTGGGGCGGCCTTCCGGCCGGGTAGACTCATCGAGTTGCTCGGCGAGGGAGGCCGCCCTTTTGTGGTGGCTGTCCGTTATCGACGCGCTCTTCGTAGCAGGTCTGTCGTGGGCCGGGTAACGCCCACCAGATGTTTTCTGCAATACGAGGAGTGCCGTTATGGCTGAGGTCAAGCTCGCCGCCCAGGTTCGTACCGACTTCGGTAAGGGTGCCGCCCGTCGTGCGCGCCGCGCCGACCTGGTTCCGGCTGTCATCTACGGTCACGGTGCCGAGCCGCAGCACGTGGCGATCAACAACCACGCGCTGATGATGGCGCTGAAGACGCCGAACGCCCTGATCCGTCTGGACTTCGAGGGCAAGACCGAGCTGGTCATCCCCAAGGCCGTGCAGCGTGAGGCGATCCGCCAGTTCCTGGTGCACGTGGACTTCCTGGCCGTGAAGAAGGGCGAGAAGGTCTCCGTCGAGATTCCGATCCACGTCGAGGGCGACCTGGCGCCGGGCCAGCTCGTGCTGGAGCACGTGCTGAACGCGCTGCCGATCGAGGCCGAGGCCACCCACATCCCGGAGTCGGTCACGATTTCCGTCCAGGGCCTGGACGCGGGCGCTTCGGTGCTGGCCAAGGACGTCACGCTGCCGTCGGGTTCGGCGCTGGCCGTGGACGAGGACGCGGTCGTGCTGCAGGTTGTCGCGGCGCAGGCCGAGGCTCCGGCCGAGGAGGCCGAGGGCGAGGGCGAAGGCGCCGAGGCCTGAGTCGTTTTTCGCTGAGGGGTTTTCTCGGCGAGTGGTCCAGCCGCTGCCGCGCGCCTTGGGGCGCGGGGTGGCGGTTGGCCTGTTTCATGGGCAGTTGCGGTCGGGGCCGGTGCGGGGTTGCCGGCGGATGTGGGAGTGGCTGAGATGACGGACGCTGATC
This portion of the Streptomyces sp. 2114.4 genome encodes:
- the glmU gene encoding bifunctional UDP-N-acetylglucosamine diphosphorylase/glucosamine-1-phosphate N-acetyltransferase GlmU; its protein translation is MSANRPAAVVVLAAGEGTRMKSATPKVLHALCGRSLVGHVVAASRELDPEHLVVVVGHAREQVQAHLAEVDPAARTAVQHEQKGTGHAVRTALEELSNSGVALDGTVIVVCGDTPLLTGETLRLLGDTHAADGNAVTVLSAEVPDSTGYGRIVREAGTGAVTAIVEHKDATAGQRAIREINSGVFAFDAQLLVDALGKVRTDNSQGEEYLTDVLGIVREAGHRVGAAVSADHREILGINNRVQLAQARRLLNDRLLERAMLAGVTVVDPASTWVDVSVTFEPDATVHPFTELRGATHVATGAEVGPQSRLTDTSVGAGAVASFTVAEGARIGEGASVGPYAYLRPGTDLGPKAKAGTYVEMKNASIGEGTKVPHLSYVGDATIGEFTNIGAASVFVNYDGEAKHHTTVGSHCKTGSDNMFVAPVTVGDGAYTAAGSVITKDVPPGSLAVARGQQRNIEGWVARKRPGSAAAQAASAARQDAEGER
- a CDS encoding SUKH-3 domain-containing protein, with translation MPPTTPGPRTPAHDRADSTRFPAAVDVALQEAGWQPGRWDIQQAEHWADTLRAHVSPAGHRHTVFAAAVEAWAEFGDLRIAGPGPGRHIAPTPFAINPLHGLHLARTLGDLGRALETDVAPLGREELTTNGTTYGQATLAIDAEGRVYSLDHTGDWYLGPDLDSALGTLVLGTRPSRLAFTAYG
- a CDS encoding SMI1/KNR4 family protein, whose amino-acid sequence is MTTGRQGLGAHPGPQVVGGTAPPNAAYAGQVVHFPDPVRATRYPAGVRMDARGFPEFSPYARAAAEIAEPPEGFGVDELRLTDYVSANAALHAQGHELWIDVPAVATPHGWTWHHVAGTRRMELIPVEVKALLRHHGGLATAAVAHDRRGTRPLQETRPAHFGLPHRDLSVGEEQVAQAEEALGYRLPGAYRSFLKAAGGCAPVGAALDAELGLLVDQPFFTVRDDAAVNDLLYVNKCLRDHFTKDYLGVAFVQGGVIAVKVRGEALGSVWFCPYDDARDQDGWTVQERVERLLLPCGADFDDFLQRLVGNPPELDTVANLMVDGGFAYAVAVGS
- a CDS encoding YwqJ-related putative deaminase; protein product: MSTTARHHNSAAGDPRTAAGDPRIGWSGITDDHRAPALHHRRDGILPTIGAALSVRGQTLTCTASKAEQPPALHPLVQDFLDALATAQRERFTGRCPEAVLLSRHLTAVEGNRGKRASRKPLTNGEARRSLKHSKITARHIREDGDPQHGSYAPPCRSCDALLAHFGVMPISGTAPTGS
- a CDS encoding 50S ribosomal protein L25/general stress protein Ctc, with amino-acid sequence MAEVKLAAQVRTDFGKGAARRARRADLVPAVIYGHGAEPQHVAINNHALMMALKTPNALIRLDFEGKTELVIPKAVQREAIRQFLVHVDFLAVKKGEKVSVEIPIHVEGDLAPGQLVLEHVLNALPIEAEATHIPESVTISVQGLDAGASVLAKDVTLPSGSALAVDEDAVVLQVVAAQAEAPAEEAEGEGEGAEA
- a CDS encoding sensor histidine kinase; translated protein: MTATGASEGVGARGAPVEGPWWWARWRSAALDVFLAAASAVECVAEGIGAAHEAQVPVLLGVVLGLLAGPVLLVRRRWPVVVVLVSIAVMPAEMGGLLSVVGLYTLAASDVPRRITALLAGMTVAGTLMTTFLSLREDVAAQQDFHPPMWFVPLIALAVGLVLTAPPVLWGLYIAARRRLVESLRERADGLERELSLLADRAEERAEWARNEERTRIAREMHDVVAHRVSLMVVHAAALQAVALKDPEKASKNAGLVGDMGRQALTELREMLGVLRTAEGSAGRGAAASGAPERLAAVASQAGAKATGQARVSEPSADGASASSAVADGSGPGAAASPVSGAGDADAEGPCLTELADLVGQSRAAGMAVELTVDGPAEEAAAEDGPAGEGAPAVAGRRYAARVERTVYRVVQEALTNVHKHAPGARARVRLAHRDGELAVQVENGPCEGGAADAGLPSGGNGLVGMRERVTALGGVFVSGPTEAGGFRVSAVLPAARPAID
- a CDS encoding ribose-phosphate diphosphokinase, with product MTGIKTTGEKKLMLFSGRAHPELAEEVAHQLGVGLVPTKAFDFANGEIYVRYQESARGADCFLIQSHTAPINKWIMEQLIMIDALKRASARSITVIVPFYGYARQDKKHRGREPISARLIADLMATAGADRVVTVDLHTDQIMGFFDGPVDHLFALPVLADYVGAKVDRDKLTVVSPDAGRVRVADRWCDRLGAPLAIVHKRRDKDVANQVTVHEVVGDVKDRVCVLVDDMIDTGGTICAAADALFANGASDVIVTATHGVLSGPAADRLKNSKVSEFVFTNTLPTPSELELDKITVLSMAPTIARAIREVFEDGSVTSLFEEQ
- a CDS encoding SUKH-4 family immunity protein gives rise to the protein MVTFAQAQERAELWVNGEVPAPMHREVRVREFDLGFVAWAEDREGGPSTDGGRARMVIARDSGETTLWPGLPVGEVIRRYEEAYGAPADGGYGAAEAPPQRIDLEATSFLLTPPEWLQEAADTIGGPGRRGAGGTGAGSTGAGGAGAAGAAGAAPAASPAVSPEASPSPAPAPASDAAPASAAAPSASDAWAGVNVNGAEGAAAPAGEEAPGAPTPWAGADTTAGAGGEDRSVGLPATVFAPPLAGFDEEDDAPQVPRARPEAKTELLHGGSQLPRTQVAPALDLPDQAGPIAGPGAGPGAGPGAGPAAGRTRPAGGPEGVPLPPPMPAAPPAAAGLPDLPPPSGPPVVDVPPPPGAAAPGPGTPPAPPAPPVRGGDAGVHAAATMLADGASLPGNAAAGPPPPPGVSHPAATGDAGARPSGGPAAPGPGASGAPAGGYVPTQMVSQLDAAELDLSAVDGPGGTGATGGPDGAGASGSASPSGGTGSPAAGGTGGGGVHAAATMLADGASLQAGLAGAGGPGAHGPGGGTGGPGVPPPAPPGPPGAPKPPGPPGRPTASAGGRGSGSPDGPPPPPPSAPPAAGGAGGGGVHAAATMLADGASLQAGFAGAGGAGAHGPGGGTGGPGMPPPAGPVAPPQAPPGRPAPPQGPPGAQQGPGGSGAYGYPQAPSGQPTVGPGYMAVLSYRAPDGSEQKIVRRSAPGTPHPEWQLLHELRGMNVPPQQVLELHTELECCDLPGGYCARMIRETWPQVRISHTAAYGRDHASRQQGVRHLVEHQGELHQVADGPARPAPVRVPLPHPSQVQPVPPVPPQAIGQELEQAFGPQGIFRFDQRAVSRHGVPEVVAQTLVWSGLPVDFGPFFWAQAQPGRPVPTLAELAAERMVQPASDAGSYLVMGNDFGRQLCVQYGTAHIVAVPMEAGLGGAPATPQFVNSGLPEFVRALAMLGRMWRLRYGLTPEQAGRWTVDFQAQLVALDPPALGSPETWWSVLLEQMWDGLL